The DNA segment CCGTAAATGGAGGACGAATGGGAGTTTTAACTCCAATTTGCAGAATCTCAAAAGATGTCAAGAGTTTGCAATGATCTTAAGAGATCAAAATTTAAGATTCATTACAATTACACACTGCAAATAATGAAATCACTAACGAAAGCAACTCAGCTACATCCTTTCATAAGGAAGAGAGCTGGCTGAACACGAGCTGCTGCATGAGCATGAGCTGCACATGCCATCTTAATGTTTGCATCACAGCTCACTTCGGCATATTAAAGTCAATGTGGGTGAGGTCAGGCCTATAAGTAGTCCGTCCATATTTTCTATGAAGTTTAGGAAAAGCATGaccaaaagaaagagaaatgaagaaaatataaGATCACGAAACATTAATGTTATTGGTATGAAACCGTATACAACACACTCCTGTTTCCAGCTCTGATTATTTATCATCAGAGAAGACTACTTtagaaaaaaggagaaaacaTGAGCATTGCAATTGCGTATATTTCTAAGCGGGGAAATTTTACAAGCTTTCTTACAATCAACTGCAAGCAGAATCAGAAGATATATTGAAGATTcctgatgaaatattttttcttttactgttAAATTCGTGACAAAATCATACTGAGCTATATAAAAAAACGGAGCTCTAGGAGTCACTAAATATCTGCATGGATTTTCTGTTTGAGGATCTAGAAACAAGCTTACGGGAGATACTTGTTGGATTTCCAGCGAAAAGATCTATGGGCTGAGTATCGGGGTGTGAAGCTGAGCCCAAACATTTCCTTGAAAGCCTTACCTGGCTCAACAGAACCAACCAGCTTTGCAACAAGATCAGCACTCTCTGTGATGTGGTCCATGTTTCTTGTGTCGGTCCACAAGCAGTGCACCAACTGCAATGTCCTGTGCTTTGTATTCAGTCCAATACCCCACTTAAGGTATAGGTTCTGTCTATCTTGTTTTGAAAGCATCTTCTGCATTTGCCTGCCCAGCATCTGCCTCTCACGTCGTAGAGCCTTCATGCTGTTCACAAAAAGAAACACAATTGAATTCTCTTAACTAACAAGgtaaattgaattgaatttaaCAAAACCTGCGACCTTGAAGACGAGGTGTAATTAATATCACCTTGAAGTGGGTGTCAGTATTTCACCATCTTCGACAGTTTGAGAACCTTGGGAAAAAATttgatgaatgaaggaaagccTCCTGAGCTCCACTTTCATGTAAATAGAATCTGTTGGGTCACCATTGAATAGCAGGAAGAAGTAGGTCCTGTGAACCAATGAAATATTGCAAGCATGCCAAAGTTCTAAGATTTCTCTTTGAAGCCTTTTGAATTCTGAAGGCCATCTGGAAGGACTTCCTGTATCAACTTGCACTTGGTCCAACCCAACCTCTTTAACACTCCTTGCAGAAGCTATGGGCTTTGGTTCCATCTCCAGTATCTGCCAGACATGAAAATCCATGTTAAACATACGACAGTATCTGGATtctcaaaagttaaaaaaagaaacacagTTCTTCGTGAAGTTCTCAATTAAGGAAATACAGATATGTTCCGTGTAACTAATTATCCACGAGGTTTTGTGAATGGATATGATAATCGATAATTGATTTTGTATAAACACTCACCACATGATCAGAATATTGATTCTCACACTGAAGACCTACCATTTCATTTATCCCTGCAGTTGAAGTACATCTGCTGTTACTATCTTCATCAACTGGACTTTTGGCATCCAGCACTTTAAGCTCGTCACTACCAACAATCCCTGCTGAAGTCTGAGATTTATTTCTTGATAAACTGTCAATGAAAGCATCATATTTCAAGGTAGAAAGTTTTCTCTGAAGACCCTCAGGTCTTCCAGTAAAGTCTTTCTCAAACCCAATTGGAGTGCTCTCATGCTTTTCTACCTTCTCAAACCATGGCGAAGTCATGCTAGTCATAAGACTTGATTTACAACTTCTACTTCGAGTTAATCTCAAGCATTTAGAGCTAGGCATATAATTTTCTATTGACAGTGGAGATGGACTTTCAGGGGATGGAACTACAAAACCAGGAACAAAGCTTTTCAAATATTTGTCTTCCTTCGACAGGTGTGAACCCAACTCTTGATTTGCTTTATCTCCATTCTCAACTGCCATTAATCTGGAGGTAGCTGTGTTTGCTACAGGAGATGACATACTTGAGTTTGTGTATTTGTTGAGGCTTGAATCAAACAATTTTTTGTTTACATATCTGTCTGGGCTTGAGTCTGACATTTTTGagtttacatatatttttgggCTTGAATCTGACATATTTAACTCCAAAAATCTGTTCGTTATTGGCTCTTCCATCTCAATGCATTGAACCACTTTACAAATATCCTCTGATTTATCATCAGTCTGTTCTTCGGTCTCCTCTTGATAACAATAAGGTCCAACAAATTTTGGAACAGTAACCATCAAGTGTGGGGAGGAATGCTTCGGTGAAAAGTTCTGTTCGAAGTCAGGAAGTTGGAATAAGTTATCATCAGAACTACTCCTACTGTGTCCGCCTGAATATTGAGATGCATCACAAGATCTGACACCAACATCAAGGCAGTGAGGATCTGCCAAAACGGTTGTCTCAGacatttgattttcaaagatCCATGAAGTACGCACTCGCAATTTGGGGTAATGATGATCTAGAGCTGCCTGCAGAAAGGACAATCTAAGTTTAGTGTAAGGTAGACAAGGGAAAGAGGATACTTGTGTCTATTCCAGACATACCTGTACCAATGCAGGTTTATCATCACCAACCAGTTGCAGGAGATCGTTGACCTGAGAGTGAGCAAGGTCTCGTTGCAGAGTCAGCTCCTTTATCTCTTTCATCAGCTGCATGATCGGGAAAGGAAAAATAACCATAAAAATCCAGGTTTTAGCCCATAAAATTGATGCTGCACGTTGCATGAATGGAGAAAGCAGTACAATGTCTTTATAGGCATATGGATCAGCTTATGGTCAGATCAGAGGTCACATGGCATAGTAACACCCCCAGTTCCACATGCACAAGCACATAATTTTTAGAAAGATGATGAAGATAAAGTACAAGCACATAATTTttaggaagatgaagaagataaCTACTTTATGAGCACCAGATACCGATAAAGTTAAGTACTGGTCAAGTTTTATGACACTAGTAACCATAACAGGTTCATTGACTGTCTCTTAATAAAGTTGATTGACTGTCTGTTAATAAAAGTGAAATTGCTATAACCCTGTTTTCATGGTTTTTAGGTTACTCCAATTTTGCTCAAGGTTGTCTTAACAAGTAAATATCTTCTTGGTATTGCATTAATAGCAATTTGTCTTCCATTATTCCATTATTCCCtaatgattaattttcaaggCCAACCCACTCTCTTTGCCTGAGTTATACGTTTTTGTCACTGTAGTGATAATTTGATGACATACGAAAAGTAGCTGAGCTAGGGGTAAGCACCACTACTA comes from the Carya illinoinensis cultivar Pawnee chromosome 8, C.illinoinensisPawnee_v1, whole genome shotgun sequence genome and includes:
- the LOC122319345 gene encoding kinesin-like protein KIN-7F isoform X2 translates to MGAAGGEELMQRPSGREENIVVSVRLRPLNEKEIVTNDVSEWECINDDTVIYRNNLSVSERSMYPTAYTFDRVFRSDCSTRQVYEEGAKEVALLVVSGINASIFAYGQTSSGKTYTMSGITDYTVADIYDYMEKHNERDFLLKFSAMEIYNESVRDLLSADNTPLRLLDDPERGTIVEKLTEATLKDWNHFKELLSVCEAQRQIGETFLNEASSRSHQILRLTIESSAREFIRNDKSSSLTATVNFVDLAGSERASQSLSAGARLKEGCHINRSLLTLGTVIRKLSKGRNGHVPFRDSKLTRILQSSLGGNARTAIICTMSPARSHVEQSRNTLLFASCAKDVSTNAKVNVVMSDKVLVKNLQRELARLEGELRSSGLSSVTSNSTALLREKDLQIEKLMKEIKELTLQRDLAHSQVNDLLQLVGDDKPALVQAALDHHYPKLRVRTSWIFENQMSETTVLADPHCLDVGVRSCDASQYSGGHSRSSSDDNLFQLPDFEQNFSPKHSSPHLMVTVPKFVGPYCYQEETEEQTDDKSEDICKVVQCIEMEEPITNRFLELNMSDSSPKIYVNSKMSDSSPDRYVNKKLFDSSLNKYTNSSMSSPVANTATSRLMAVENGDKANQELGSHLSKEDKYLKSFVPGFVVPSPESPSPLSIENYMPSSKCLRLTRSRSCKSSLMTSMTSPWFEKVEKHESTPIGFEKDFTGRPEGLQRKLSTLKYDAFIDSLSRNKSQTSAGIVGSDELKVLDAKSPVDEDSNSRCTSTAGINEMILEMEPKPIASARSVKEVGLDQVQVDTGSPSRWPSEFKRLQREILELWHACNISLVHRTYFFLLFNGDPTDSIYMKVELRRLSFIHQIFSQGSQTVEDGEILTPTSSMKALRRERQMLGRQMQKMLSKQDRQNLYLKWGIGLNTKHRTLQLVHCLWTDTRNMDHITESADLVAKLVGSVEPGKAFKEMFGLSFTPRYSAHRSFRWKSNKYLP
- the LOC122319345 gene encoding kinesin-like protein KIN-7F isoform X1, which encodes MGAAGGEELMQRPSGREENIVVSVRLRPLNEKEIVTNDVSEWECINDDTVIYRNNLSVSERSMYPTAYTFDRVFRSDCSTRQVYEEGAKEVALLVVSGINASIFAYGQTSSGKTYTMSGITDYTVADIYDYMEKHNERDFLLKFSAMEIYNESVRDLLSADNTPLRLLDDPERGTIVEKLTEATLKDWNHFKELLSVCEAQRQIGETFLNEASSRSHQILRLTIESSAREFIRNDKSSSLTATVNFVDLAGSERASQSLSAGARLKEGCHINRSLLTLGTVIRKLSKGRNGHVPFRDSKLTRILQSSLGGNARTAIICTMSPARSHVEQSRNTLLFASCAKDVSTNAKVNVVMSDKVLVKNLQRELARLEGELRSSGLSSVTSNSTALLREKDLQIEKLMKEIKELTLQRDLAHSQVNDLLQLVGDDKPALVQAALDHHYPKLRVRTSWIFENQMSETTVLADPHCLDVGVRSCDASQYSGGHSRSSSDDNLFQLPDFEQNFSPKHSSPHLMVTVPKFVGPYCYQEETEEQTDDKSEDICKVVQCIEMEEPITNRFLELNMSDSSPKIYVNSKMSDSSPDRYVNKKLFDSSLNKYTNSSMSSPVANTATSRLMAVENGDKANQELGSHLSKEDKYLKSFVPGFVVPSPESPSPLSIENYMPSSKCLRLTRSRSCKSSLMTSMTSPWFEKVEKHESTPIGFEKDFTGRPEGLQRKLSTLKYDAFIDSLSRNKSQTSAGIVGSDELKVLDAKSPVDEDSNSRCTSTAGINEMVGLQCENQYSDHVILEMEPKPIASARSVKEVGLDQVQVDTGSPSRWPSEFKRLQREILELWHACNISLVHRTYFFLLFNGDPTDSIYMKVELRRLSFIHQIFSQGSQTVEDGEILTPTSSMKALRRERQMLGRQMQKMLSKQDRQNLYLKWGIGLNTKHRTLQLVHCLWTDTRNMDHITESADLVAKLVGSVEPGKAFKEMFGLSFTPRYSAHRSFRWKSNKYLP